One region of Ahniella affigens genomic DNA includes:
- a CDS encoding substrate-binding domain-containing protein, translating to MMLNLLRSGSLESTVQSTGEHLDAVVAQLRAIEQELGARLFRFVSGSTHRIEPTVAGRRFLQRAPGLINQQRLFEESLNGPSDPGALRVFASHYLASYLLIDLLPAYRRLQPNSRVRVSVRTEQQILGAMLQADECSLGLSAPVEFPEQVEYRHWFDMNWFLVVPDHHALASASVISLADLANESLILFEPGSTGRQHVLEAFHAAEVQPRIGMQATTTAIILQMIEAGLGVSVLPLLPCGRATAGKALKVIPISEPIQAIQSGIFIPTIWLQDPQVQCFVELARRCEL from the coding sequence ATGATGTTGAATCTGCTACGCAGCGGCTCGCTGGAGTCGACCGTGCAGAGCACCGGTGAGCACCTGGATGCGGTGGTCGCGCAATTGCGCGCGATCGAGCAGGAACTCGGCGCACGTTTGTTCCGGTTTGTCAGCGGCAGCACGCACCGGATCGAACCAACCGTTGCGGGCCGCCGGTTTCTGCAGCGTGCGCCGGGGTTGATCAACCAGCAGCGACTGTTCGAGGAATCACTCAACGGACCATCGGACCCGGGCGCGTTGCGCGTGTTCGCCTCGCACTATCTCGCGTCGTATCTGCTGATCGACTTGCTACCAGCCTATCGGCGACTCCAGCCGAACAGTCGCGTTCGCGTGAGTGTGCGCACCGAGCAGCAGATTCTCGGGGCGATGCTGCAAGCCGATGAGTGTTCGCTGGGGCTTTCGGCTCCGGTCGAATTTCCGGAGCAGGTCGAGTATCGGCACTGGTTCGACATGAACTGGTTTCTGGTAGTGCCCGATCACCACGCGCTGGCCAGCGCCTCGGTGATCAGCCTCGCCGATCTCGCGAACGAAAGCCTGATTCTGTTCGAGCCGGGCTCAACCGGCCGACAACATGTCCTAGAAGCATTTCACGCGGCCGAAGTGCAACCCAGGATTGGCATGCAGGCAACGACGACGGCGATCATTTTGCAAATGATCGAGGCCGGTCTCGGAGTGTCTGTTCTGCCGTTGTTGCCCTGCGGTCGGGCCACGGCGGGCAAGGCGCTCAAGGTCATTCCCATCAGCGAGCCCATTCAGGCGATCCAGTCGGGTATTTTCATTCC
- a CDS encoding NAD(P)-dependent alcohol dehydrogenase: MNDTDTTGLQPIRRPEPRELDMTQAYVAAGPGAPMNVQWIDLGPLAADQVEVAVEHCGLCRSDLAMWHNEWGLTRFPFVAGHEVVGRVTRVGASARGLVPGQRVGLGWNSGSCLCCNACRSGQLQYCPDRQRLLVQGRGGFAAKVRTQWTWAFPIPDTLPAADVAPLFCAGITVFSPIRRYAQPVHRTAVVGVGGLGHLAIQFLQRFGCAVTAFVDAEGDLAQIHEFGAQRVLPSGLDAGSIRTAGPFDLILVCTGGEIDLEPYAAALAPAGRLHVLGANTRPLGFSADLLMDVGAAVGSSAIGSPGEMLEMLAFSARHRIVPMVEHLPMRALPEAIARLQAGKARYRIVLDADFES, from the coding sequence ATGAACGACACCGACACGACCGGGTTGCAACCCATCCGCAGACCCGAGCCACGCGAGTTGGACATGACGCAAGCCTACGTTGCCGCCGGGCCAGGCGCGCCCATGAACGTGCAATGGATCGATCTCGGACCGCTCGCCGCAGACCAAGTCGAAGTGGCGGTTGAGCATTGTGGACTCTGCCGTTCGGACTTGGCGATGTGGCACAACGAATGGGGTCTCACGCGTTTTCCGTTTGTCGCGGGTCATGAGGTGGTTGGTCGGGTGACCCGAGTGGGCGCGTCGGCGCGCGGGCTTGTGCCAGGGCAACGGGTCGGTCTGGGTTGGAACAGCGGTTCGTGCCTGTGCTGCAACGCTTGCCGAAGTGGCCAGTTGCAGTATTGCCCTGATCGCCAGCGCTTGCTCGTGCAGGGGCGCGGTGGTTTTGCGGCCAAGGTTCGCACGCAGTGGACCTGGGCGTTTCCGATACCCGATACGTTGCCAGCCGCCGATGTGGCGCCGCTGTTCTGTGCGGGCATCACAGTGTTCAGCCCGATTCGGCGTTACGCGCAGCCTGTCCATCGGACTGCGGTCGTCGGCGTCGGCGGCCTGGGACATCTCGCCATCCAGTTTCTGCAGCGCTTCGGCTGTGCGGTCACGGCGTTTGTCGATGCCGAAGGCGATCTGGCGCAGATCCACGAGTTTGGCGCGCAGCGCGTGCTGCCGAGCGGGCTCGATGCAGGTTCGATTCGAACCGCTGGTCCATTTGACTTGATTCTCGTTTGCACTGGCGGCGAGATCGATCTGGAGCCTTACGCGGCCGCACTCGCGCCAGCTGGTCGTTTGCATGTGTTAGGGGCTAATACGCGGCCGCTGGGCTTCTCCGCAGATCTGCTGATGGATGTGGGCGCGGCAGTCGGTTCCTCGGCGATCGGCAGCCCGGGCGAGATGCTGGAAATGCTGGCGTTCTCGGCCCGCCACCGCATCGTGCCCATGGTGGAGCATCTGCCGATGCGTGCACTACCCGAAGCCATCGCCCGTCTCCAGGCTGGCAAGGCACGTTACCGCATCGTGTTGGATGCCGATTTCGAGTCATAG